The nucleotide sequence ACTACTGCCTGCCGATCGCCAGCTGGATACGAACCGGATTTACTACTGGACAGTAAGCGTCTGGAACGCGCAGAACGTCCAAAGCCTGTTTGCGCACCCTAAAGCCTTCCGTACCGCTCCGGCGCTGTCGACATACGAAACGTCGTATTACCCGCTGGTCAAGACCGAAGATCAGCCCCGTTCGCAGAAGCTACTGGGGAGTCGGAGAACGTTGTATGATTTTGGCAAAGACACGTTCGGGCAGGTATTCCTGACGGTTACGGCCACCGCCGAGCAGGACACGCTGGTGCTGCACGTAGGGGAGGCCCTCACGCCCAACGGGCACATAGACACCAAACCGGCGGGGACGATTCGCTATCGCCGGATTTCGCTGCCGCTGCAAAAAGGCCAGCACCGCTACGCCCTGCAGTTCAAACCCGACAAACGCAACACGGGTCCCAAAGCCATCCGAATGCCCGATTACATTGGCGAGGTGCTGCCGCTCCGTTACGTCGAAGTCGAGCCGTCGGCCGGCAGCGCGCGGGTTGAACAGATTGTCCGCCATACGGTCACTTATCCCTTTGACGAAACCGCAACGATTTTTACCAGTTCCGATACGACGCTGAACCAGATCTGGGACCTGTGCAAGCACACCATCAAAGCCACTACGTTCAGCGGGTATTACGTGGATGGTGACCGCGAGCGGATTCCCTACGAAGGCGACGCTCTTCTGAATCAGCTCTCGCATTACGCCACCGATGCCGAATTCAACATGGTCAAGCGGTCGCTGAATTACCTGATTTTTCACGCAACCTGGCCGACCGAATGGTCGCTGCAAAACGTCTTGATTGCCTGGTATGACTTCCTGTATTCGGGCGATTCGCGCCTGGTCGAAGCCTTGTACCCGGAACTGAAAGCCAAGCTGCTCCTGCCGCTCGCCCGACCGGATGGCCTGATCAGTACGCGCACCGGATTACAGACCCCGGCTTTTACCAAATCGATTCATTACGATACGTTCGATGGCCGCCCCATTATTCAGGACATCGTCGACTGGCCGCAGCAGGGCGTTTTAGGACTGGGCAAGAAAGAAGTGGGCGAAACCGACGGGTTTGTCTTTCAGGACTATAACGCGGTCGTGAACGCCATGCATTATCAGGGGCTGGTGTTCATGGCCCAACTGGCAACCCGTTTAGGGAAACCAGAAGATGCCCTGTTTTATAAAAATCAGGCCAGTCGGGTTAGAGCCGCGTATCAGGCTACGTTCCTGGATGCCAGAACCGGCCTGGTTCACGACGGCGAAAAGACGGAGCATTCGTCCCTGCACGCCAACATGATGGCCCTGGCCTTCGGATTGGTTCCGGAGAAAAACCAAGCGGCCGTGCTGGCGCATATCCGGTCGCGAGGCATGGCGTGCAGCGTGTACGGGTCGCAGTTTCTGCTGGATGCCCTGTATAACGCCCACGAAAGCGCTTATGCTCTGGCGCTGATGACCTCCACCGAAGAGCGAAGCTGGTATAACATGATCCGCACGGGCTCGACCATGACGACCGAAGCCTGGGACACGCGCTATAAACCCAATCAGGACTGGAATCACGCCTGGGGATCGGCTCCGGCCAACATCATCGTGCGGAAACTGATGGGTATTGAGCCCCTGTCGCCCGCTTTCGAAACTGTACAGATCAAACCCCAACCCGATACGCTGCGACAGGCGTCGCTGCAACTGGCAACGCTGCGCGGTCCGATCAACGTTGCCTTTACCAACACGCCGGAACACTTCCAGTTACGTACCACGCTGCCCGGCAATACGCAGGCGGTGGTGTATCTGCCCCGTAGAAAGGCCAAAAGCCAGGTCCGGCAAAACGGTGTTGTCGTCAAAGCTGTTCCGGCGGGCAACTTCTGGAAGATCGACAACGTAAGCGCGGGCACCTACGAGTGGGACGTCAATTAATCCGTTACCAAGAATCGACCCGTCCTGTTGGCGGGTCGTCTGAACCAAAAAGCTATGCAAGCCGAACCGAACACACGCACAACCGACCAGACCGACAGCCATTTGTCGTTTGAGAGCCGCTACGCCAGCTCGCCCAATGAAGTCAAAGGCATGACCACCGACCAGCTTCGGCAGAATTTTCTAATTGAGAAGCTATTCGTGCCCGACCAGTTTAGCTGGACGCTCACTTTCTTCGATCGCTACCTGACGGGGGGCGTCATGCCCGTATCCGGCCCGTTGGCGCTCGAAGCGCCCGAGCAGCTCAAGGCCACTTACTTTCTGGAACGCCGGGAGCTGGGCATGATCAATGTGGGTGGAGCAGGCCGGGTAGTGGCGGACGGCGTCACCTACGATCTGGACTATAAAGAAGCGCTCTATATCGGGCAGGGGACGCAGAACGTGCAGTTCATGTCGCTCGATGCCAATACACCGGCCAAGTTTTACCTCAACTCAACCCCCGCGCATACGAACTATCCAACCCGGAAAGTGTCGCGGGCCGAGGCCAACAAGCTGGAGATGGGCAGTCCGGAAACGGCCAACAACCGCACCATTAACCAGATGCTGATCAACAAAGTCCTGCCTACCTGCCAGTTACAGATGGGCATGACCGAACTGAAAACCGGGAGTGTCTGGAACACGATGCCCGCCCACACCCACGACAGGCGCATGGAAGTTTACTTCTATTTTGAGGTGCCTGAGGGGCAGGCCGTCTGTCATTTCATGGGGCAGCCGCAGGAAACCCGCCACATCTGGATGCAGAACGAGCAGGCCGTGATCTCGCCCAACTGGTCGATTCATGCCGGAGCCGGTACGTCGAATTACACCTTCATCTGGGGTATGGCTGGCGAAAACCTCGATTACGGCGACATGGATTTCTGCGCTATCTCGGATCTGAAGTAAGGCGCGGGTCTCGATTATATTGCCTGGGAGGCTCATTCCATCCGGGCAATAAGTTCTTTTTCAATAGCAATCAAGCATGGATTTAGTCTTAAATACATTCTCCCTGGCGGGCAAGGTCGCCCTGGTAACCGGCTGCAAACGCGGCATTGGTAAAGCCATGGCCGAAGCCTTAGCCGAAGCAGGGGCCGACATTATCGGCGTATCGGCCAATCTCGAGCGCGAAGGCAGCGACGTCGCCAGGGCCATTGAGGCCCGGGGACGTCAGTTCGTCGCCTACCAAGCCGATTTTGGCAAACGGGACGCACTCTATGCGTTCATCGAACAGGTGAAGCAGGCGCACCCGGTCATCGACATTCTGGTAAACAATGCCGGTACGATCCTGCGCAAACCAGCCGCCGAACACCCGGACGAATACTGGGATGAGGTGATTGCCATCAACCAGACGGCCCAGTTTGTGCTGACGCGTGAGATTGGCCGGGACATGGTCGCGCGGGGGAGCGGCAAGGTAATCTTTACGGCCTCGCTGCTGACATTTCAGGGCGGTATCAACGTGCCGGGTTATGCGGCCAGCAAAGGAGCCATTGGAAGCCTGGTCAAAGCCTTCGCCAATGAGTGGGCCGGGCAGGGGGTGAACGTAAACGCCATAGCTCCCGGCTATATCGCTACCGACAATACCGAAGCCCTGCGGGCCGACCCCGCCCGCAGTCAGGCCATCCTGAGCCGGATTCCCGCCAACCGCTGGGGTGAGTCGGACGATTTCAAAGGCCCCGCCGTTTTCCTGGCTTCCGACGCGGCTAAATACGTCCACGGCACGATCCTGACCGTTGACGGCGGCTGGATGGGCCGTTGATGGAGTAGCTGATAAAGAGACAGCCCGTTTTTGGCCTGCATAACGTGTTTGCAGGCCAAAAAAACGGGCTGTTTTCTATTCCGTTGTTACATATTCCGCCGGTACTGTCCGCCTACGGCGTAGAGCGCGTTCGACAACTGGCCCAGCGAGCATACTTTGGCGGCTTCCATGAGACTCTCAAACAGGTTGCCGTTAGCGAGTGCCGTAGCCTGTAAGTCTTTTAGGGCAAGCTCGGCTGCCTCGGTATGCCGTTCCTGAAACGCGCGGCAACTTTCCACCTGGTAGCGTTTTTCTTCGTCCGTCGAGCGGATCACCTCGCCCGGAACGGTGGTCGGTGAGCCATTTGGGTCGAGGAACGTATTGACGCCAACAATGGGCAACTGCCCGTTATGCTTCAGCGTCTCGTAGTACATCGACTCTTCCTGAATCTTGCTGCGCTGGTACATCCGCTCCATGGCACCCAGCACTCCTCCGCGCTCATTGATCGCCAGAAATTCCTGATACACCGCTTCTTCGACCAGATCGGTCAGCTCTTCGACGACGAACGACCCTTGCAGCGGGTTTTCATTTTTTGTCAGGCCAAACTCGCGGTTAATAATCAGCTGAATCGCCATGGCCCGGCGGACCGATTCTTCGGTTGGGGTCGTAATGGCTTCGTCATAGGCGTTGGTATGCAACGAGTTCGTGTTGTCGTAAATCGCCAGCAGGGCCTGCAAAGTAGTGCGGATGTCGTTGAAGGCGATCTCCTGCGCATGCAGGCTCCGTCCCGAGGTCTGAATGTGGTACTTGAGCTTCTGCGACCGGTCGTTGGCCCTGTATTTATGCTTCATCGCCTTCGCCCAGATTCGGCGCGCGACCCGGCCCAGCACCGTGTATTCGGGGTCCATGCCGTTCGAGAAAAAGAACGACAGGTTGGGTGCAAAATCGTCTACGTTCATGCCCCGGCTGAGGTAGTATTCCACGAACGTAAACCCATTGGAGAGCGTAAAGGCCAGCTGCGAAATGGGGTTGGCCCCCGCTTCGGCGATGTGATAGCCCGAAATGGAAACCGAATAGAAGTTCTGCACCCGGTTGTCGGTGAAATACTGCTGAATGTCGCCCATCATTTTCAGGGCAAATTCGGTCGAGAAAATGCAGGTGTTCTGCGCCTGATCTTCCTTCAGGATATCGGCCTGCACGGTGCCGCGCACCTTACGTAACGTATCAGCTTTAATCTGCTCATATACCTCGCGGGGCAGAATCTTATCGCCCGTTGTACCGAGCAGCATCAGGCCCAGTCCGTCGTTGCCTTCGGGTAATTCGCCCTGATAGCTGGGGGCTTGGGGGGACTCGCCACCCTTTTCCCCTTGCTCCATGCCCTGCGCCCTTAACCATTTCTCGCACTGCTGGTCGATGGCTGCATTCAGGAAAAAGGCCAGCAGCATGGGCGCGGGGCCGTTGATGGTCATGGATACCGACGTGGCCGGATCGCAGAGGTCAAAGCCGGAATACAGTTTCTTGGCGTCGTCGAGCGTACAGATGCTGACGCCCGAATTGCCCACCTTGCCGAAAATGTCGGGCCGCATGGCCGGGTCCTCGCCATAGAGCGTAACCGAGTCGAAGGCCGTCGACAGCCGCTTAGCGGGCATGTTTTTCGAGACGTAATGGAACCGGCGGTTGGTGCGTTCAGGGCCGCCCTCACCCGCGAACATACGGGTCGGGTCTTCGCCTTCGCGCTTGAGTGGAAATACCCCGGCCGCAAACGGAAACTCGCCCGGTACGTTCTCGGTCAGCAGCCAGCGCAGGATATCGCCCCAGTCGTGGTACCTGGGCAGACTGACCTTCGGAATTTTCAGGTGCGATAAGGTTTCGGAATAGAGCGGCTGCCGAATAACCCGGTCGCGTACCTTAAACTCGTAAAACTCGGCGGTGTAGCGTTTCTGCATATCCGGCCACTGCTGCAGCAACGCCCGGCAATCGCTCGAAAGCCGGTTTTTGCGCTCGGTATACAGTTGCTGTAGCTCGTGCTTTAGCGGGCCGTCCGGCAGGGCTTTCAACGTTCCATCAATCTGGTACAATTGCCGCGCCAGGGTTGTTTGCTCGCTGACAAACGCATCGTAGCGCCGGCTTTCCTCGACGATTTCAGCCAGATACCGTACCCGATCAGCAGGGATAATCGCCTGGGGTCTGGAGCCCGCCGATTGAGTTGAAACTTCGGTCCCGCCCAGCCCGATGCGCTGCATCAACTGGTCGAACAGGGCGTTCATGCCCGCGTCGTTAAACTGCGAGGCAATGGCACCCAGAATGGGCAGTTCCTCGTCGGGCACGTCCCAGAGATTGTGATTACGGCGATACTGTTTCCGAACGTCACGCAGAGCGTCCAGCGAACCGCGCTTGTCGAATTTATTGATGGCAATTACGTCGGCAAAGTCGAGCATGTCGATCTTTTCGAGCTGCGTAGCCGCGCCATACTCGGCGGTCATGACGTAGAGCGTCTTGTCGGCATGTTCGGTGATTTCCGTGTCCGACTGCCCGATACCCGATGTTTCGACAACAATCAGGTCGAACCGGGCCGCCTTGCAGACATCGATCGCATCCTGTACGTGCCGGCTCAGGGCCAGATTCGACTGCCGCGTCGCCAGTGAGCGCATATACACGCGGGCCGGGCCACCGTTGTGGTTATGAATAGCGTTCATCCGGATACGGTCGCCGAGAAGCGCCCCGCCCGTTTTCCGTTTCGAGGGGTCGACAGAAATAATGGCCAGCGTCTTGTCCGGATACGTCCGCAGGAACCGAAGCACCAGCTCATCGACGAGTGAGGACTTGCCCGCGCCACCGGTGCCGGTAATACCCAGGACGGGGGGGGCTGTTACCGCTGAAACCTGCAAAGTCTTTGAGACTTTACAGGTTTGGTAGGCATCCGGGTCGTTTTCGGCGGTGGTGATGAGCCGGGCAATCAGGTTCGTGTCTTTTGTTTCGGGCAGCGTAGCGATTGGCGCGTTCCGGTCGTCAAGCCGAACGGGAAAGTCGCACTGACGGAGCAGATCATCGATCATGCCCTGCAACCCCATCGCCCGGCCGTCGTCGGGGCTATAGATGCGGGTGATGCCGTAAGCGTGCAGTTCTTTAATCTCTGAGGGAAGAATCGTGCCGCCCCCGCCCCCGAAAATCCTGATATGACCCGCACCCCGCTCGTTGAGCAGGTCATACATATATTTGAAAAACTCCACGTGACCACCCTGGTAGCTCGTTACGGCGATGCCCTGCACGTCTTCCTGAATGGCGCAGTCCACAATTTCGGCTACCGAGCGGTTGTGACCAAGGTGAATCACCTCCGCGCCCGATGCCTGCATCAGCCGGCGCATCAGGTTAATGGCCGCGTCGTGACCATCAAACAGCGAAGCGGCCGTAACGATACGGATTTTATGCTGCCAGGCCGGACTGGTCGGTGGTTCGGGTTTGGCGGGTTGAGCAATCATACGAAGGTCAAGAGATTATTCGTTTGTTGATGTCATATCCTGAAATCAGACAAAGGTACGAACTTAAGCACAACCCGTTTTATCCATGTCCAATCGTTATGGATAGGGGGCAACGCAGAGACTATCTAATTTGTGGCGATCCAACCGGACAAACCTCTAGCTTTGTCTTAACGAATAACAGAAACAACACGGTATCATGAAAAACCTGATTACGGCCGCCTTGCTGCTGATTGGTTTGGGAACCAGCGGAACCAGCGCGCAGGATAAGGCCCTGCTTTATAAAGTAACGGGTCCGGGGCTGGACAAACCCTCGTATCTGTACGGTACGTTCCACCTGGTGTGCCCGGATGACCTGAGGATCACCGACGCGCTGAAAAACGCCATTGGCGATGCGCAGCAGGTGTATCTGGAACTCGATATGGACGATCCGGCCCTGATGGGGCAGATGATGAAGTCGGTGATGATGACCGACGGTAAAACTCTGAAGACTCTGCTTAAGCCCGAGGAGTACGAACTGCTGGATGGCTATCTGAAAAAGACGATGAATACGGGCCTCGCGCCTTTCAACACAATGAAGCCCCTGTATCTGATGTCGCTGCTGTACACGACCCTGCTGCCCTGCCAGCCCCAGCCCTACGATGTGGTGTTTGCGCAGATGGCTGCCAACGACAAAAAAGAAGTTCGGGGGCTCGAATCGCTCGAGGCCGAAATGGCGGCACTGGATAAAATTCCTCTTCGCGAACAGCTTAGCGCCCTGGTCGATATGGCTCGCAAGCCCGACGAAGCTAAGAAGGAATTCACGGCTTTGCTGGACGCGTACAAAGCGCACGACCTCACTAAGCTGATGCAGTTGACCAAGGATAGCCAGTTCAGCGGGGGTGATTTCAGCCAGTTTGAGGATAGCCTGCTCGGCGAGCGTAACGCCAACTGGATTCCGGTCATCGAGAAAGCGGCTAAAGAAAAGCCAACGTTTTTTGCCTTCGGGGCGGGCCATCTGGGCACCGGGAAAGGCATCATCAACCTGCTGCGTCAGAAAGGCTATACCGTAACGCCGATTCAGTAGGTTTTACTTTTTAAACGCCAGCGCCTTCACCGGCTGAATCCGGTTGATGATGAACGTCGGCAGCCACAGCACCAGGGCAATCAGAACGACGGCCGCGCCATTGAGCGCCAGAATCGTCGGCCAGTCCCAGACGATGGGCACGTAGTTCATGAAATAGTTCTTGGCGTCGAGCGGAATCAGCTTATACCGATCCTGCAGGAAACACAGCCCCAGTCCGACGACGTTGCCGATCAGCAGCCCCCAGCCGACCATGTTCAGGCCGACGTACACAAACATGCGCCGGATCAGCGAGTCCGAGCCGCCCAAGGCTTTCAGCAGACCGATCATAGGCGTACGTTCCATCATCAAGACCAGCAGGACCGACACCATGTTGAACGAGGCAACGAACGTAATCAGGAACAGAAGAATGACCATGTTCCGGTCGAGCAGCACCATCCAGTCGAACAGCGGGCGGTACTGATCCGTTACGCGGGTCAGCCGCATATCGGGCGTCATCCGGTCGAATACGTTTGAGGCCGTGGCTTCGAGCTGCTTGAAGTCATTGACGAAAATCTCGTAGCTCCCCACCGAATCGGGGCCCCAGTTATTCAGGCGCTGAACGAGCCGGATGTCGCCCAGCGCAATGGTTTTGTCGAACTCTTCCAGACCGGTTTCGTAGATACCCACAATGGTCATTTTACGGGCGCGGGGCGGGTTGCCCAGAAAATACAGCGGGATGCTTTGCCCCACCTTTACCTGCAACTGATTGGCCATGTACTGACTAATCAGCAGTTGCGTAGAACCGTTACCCGTATCGGCCCCGACCGTCGGCACGGTTCCGGCTACGAGTGATTCCCGCAGCAGGTCCCAGTCGTAATCCCGGCCTACGCCTTTGAGCACTACGCCCGATAACTCGTCTTTCGTTTTCAGGATACCGGCTTTAATGCCCACCGCCTGTATGTGCCGAACGCCGGGAATCCGTCCCCGCTCGCGGTAAAGCTCCGTATTGAGCGCCAGGGGCGACTCTTCGTAGGACATATTGTTGGTAAACTTGGCTACCTGCAGGTGGGCACCAAACAGAAAAATCTTCTGCTGGATGGTTTGTTTGAAACCGAACAGCACGGCAAACGCCACAATCAGGATCGCCAGACCCAGCGCGATGCTGATAACCCCCACGCGCGTAACGGTGGCCGAGAAACTTCCTTCGGGCGCGTGGCGCACCTTACGGGCAAGAAAAACCGGGACGTTCAATAAAATAGCGGTTTAAATACGTTACAAAGCTAACGGACAAGCCGGCGAACTTTGCAAAAAATAAGCAGAACTATCGGGGTCACGGGGGGGGTGTTTGGGAGTTGCGGGAGCTTGGTCGGGCATTCCGCCGGTTTTTGGGCGCTTCAGCGTACCTTTGCCACCAGCCGTCGTACCCGGTACGTCCGGTTTGCGATTTCATGAAACCAATTCCTATGCTGTCCTATTGGTCTGATAACCGCTTTTCATGCTCCTGGTCGTCTGCGCGAACAAAGAGTTTTTTGGTGGCGGGCATTACGTTCTATCTCATTACGGCCGGATGGCTATCGACGCAGGCGGTGGCCCAGACCAGCCGTAATGGTCAATCGTCCATTCAGACCGGGGCGAGCCAGACGGCGCTGTATCTGCCCGCCCTGCAGGGCAGGCGCGTCGGGATGGTGGTGAACCAGACGTCGGTTATCAACCAGACGCATATCGTGGATAGCCTGAAAACGCTGGGGGTAACGATCAAAACGATCTTCGCGCCTGAACACGGTTTCCGGGGGCAGGCCAGCGCGGGCGAGAAAGTTGCCAGCAGCCGCGACCCCCAAACGGGCATCAATATCATCTCGCTCTACGGCAAAAATCTGAAACCAACGCCCGCCCAGCTCGATTCGCTGGATGTCGTGGTGTTTGATATTCAGGACGTTGGCGTTCGGTTCTATACCTATATCAGCACGCTTCATTACGTGATGGAAGCCTGCGCCGAAACGAATAAACCGCTGATTCTACTCGACCGGCCCAATCCCAACGGGCATTACGTAGACGGCCCCGTCCTCGACCCGAAATTCAAGTCGTTCGTCGGCATGCACCCCATACCCATTGTACACGGCCTGACGGTGGGCGAACTGGCCCGGATGATTAACGGAGAAGGCTGGCTGAGTGGGAGTAAAACGGCGCAGCTGACCGTAGTGCCGGTCAAGAACTACACCCACCAGACCCCCTACGACCTGCCCGTGCCGCCCTCGCCTAATCTGCCCAATACTCAGGCCATCCTGCTCTACCCGTCGCTGTGTCTGTTCGAGGGGACGGTGGTCAGCGTCGGGCGAGGCACCGACAAACAGTTTCAGGTCATTGGTTCGCCGAATCCCAAAAATGGTCCTTTTCAGTTTACGCCCGTAGACAAGCCGGGGGCTGTAAACCCACCCAACGAAGGGCAGCTTTGCTACGGTCTCGATCTGTCCGGTATTGACGCTCGTCGGCAGGGGTTTACCCTGAGATACCTGGTTGATTTTTACAACAAAGCCGCTAACAAAGACAAGTTTATCTTGGCTAGTAACTTTATTGACAAGCTCTACGGCAGCGATCAGCTGCGGATGCAGTTGAAACTGGGCATTTCGGAAGAAAAAATACGCAGAAGCTGGCAGCCCGCCCTGAATGCCTATAAACTAAAACGCAAAAAATACGTCTTATATCCATAGGGCCGTTGTCCTCTGCTCTGATTAGTGCAGCTGTTTTTTGAGTGTCACCAGTAATCTGAAGCTAGAAGCCGGTATGTTTGTCTTTGTTTCATACCGTAATTCTGTGAGACTATTCGTTTTTACGCTTGTTTTCGCCGGTATGGCGGCTGTTCCGGGCTGGGGGCAGGCGGTGGTCACGCTGCGCGAATGGCCCGCCCGGCTGCAGCTTTATCAACGGAATC is from Spirosoma taeanense and encodes:
- a CDS encoding exo-beta-N-acetylmuramidase NamZ family protein; this encodes MKPIPMLSYWSDNRFSCSWSSARTKSFLVAGITFYLITAGWLSTQAVAQTSRNGQSSIQTGASQTALYLPALQGRRVGMVVNQTSVINQTHIVDSLKTLGVTIKTIFAPEHGFRGQASAGEKVASSRDPQTGINIISLYGKNLKPTPAQLDSLDVVVFDIQDVGVRFYTYISTLHYVMEACAETNKPLILLDRPNPNGHYVDGPVLDPKFKSFVGMHPIPIVHGLTVGELARMINGEGWLSGSKTAQLTVVPVKNYTHQTPYDLPVPPSPNLPNTQAILLYPSLCLFEGTVVSVGRGTDKQFQVIGSPNPKNGPFQFTPVDKPGAVNPPNEGQLCYGLDLSGIDARRQGFTLRYLVDFYNKAANKDKFILASNFIDKLYGSDQLRMQLKLGISEEKIRRSWQPALNAYKLKRKKYVLYP
- the kduI gene encoding 5-dehydro-4-deoxy-D-glucuronate isomerase; amino-acid sequence: MQAEPNTRTTDQTDSHLSFESRYASSPNEVKGMTTDQLRQNFLIEKLFVPDQFSWTLTFFDRYLTGGVMPVSGPLALEAPEQLKATYFLERRELGMINVGGAGRVVADGVTYDLDYKEALYIGQGTQNVQFMSLDANTPAKFYLNSTPAHTNYPTRKVSRAEANKLEMGSPETANNRTINQMLINKVLPTCQLQMGMTELKTGSVWNTMPAHTHDRRMEVYFYFEVPEGQAVCHFMGQPQETRHIWMQNEQAVISPNWSIHAGAGTSNYTFIWGMAGENLDYGDMDFCAISDLK
- a CDS encoding SDR family NAD(P)-dependent oxidoreductase, which translates into the protein MDLVLNTFSLAGKVALVTGCKRGIGKAMAEALAEAGADIIGVSANLEREGSDVARAIEARGRQFVAYQADFGKRDALYAFIEQVKQAHPVIDILVNNAGTILRKPAAEHPDEYWDEVIAINQTAQFVLTREIGRDMVARGSGKVIFTASLLTFQGGINVPGYAASKGAIGSLVKAFANEWAGQGVNVNAIAPGYIATDNTEALRADPARSQAILSRIPANRWGESDDFKGPAVFLASDAAKYVHGTILTVDGGWMGR
- a CDS encoding methylmalonyl-CoA mutase family protein translates to MIAQPAKPEPPTSPAWQHKIRIVTAASLFDGHDAAINLMRRLMQASGAEVIHLGHNRSVAEIVDCAIQEDVQGIAVTSYQGGHVEFFKYMYDLLNERGAGHIRIFGGGGGTILPSEIKELHAYGITRIYSPDDGRAMGLQGMIDDLLRQCDFPVRLDDRNAPIATLPETKDTNLIARLITTAENDPDAYQTCKVSKTLQVSAVTAPPVLGITGTGGAGKSSLVDELVLRFLRTYPDKTLAIISVDPSKRKTGGALLGDRIRMNAIHNHNGGPARVYMRSLATRQSNLALSRHVQDAIDVCKAARFDLIVVETSGIGQSDTEITEHADKTLYVMTAEYGAATQLEKIDMLDFADVIAINKFDKRGSLDALRDVRKQYRRNHNLWDVPDEELPILGAIASQFNDAGMNALFDQLMQRIGLGGTEVSTQSAGSRPQAIIPADRVRYLAEIVEESRRYDAFVSEQTTLARQLYQIDGTLKALPDGPLKHELQQLYTERKNRLSSDCRALLQQWPDMQKRYTAEFYEFKVRDRVIRQPLYSETLSHLKIPKVSLPRYHDWGDILRWLLTENVPGEFPFAAGVFPLKREGEDPTRMFAGEGGPERTNRRFHYVSKNMPAKRLSTAFDSVTLYGEDPAMRPDIFGKVGNSGVSICTLDDAKKLYSGFDLCDPATSVSMTINGPAPMLLAFFLNAAIDQQCEKWLRAQGMEQGEKGGESPQAPSYQGELPEGNDGLGLMLLGTTGDKILPREVYEQIKADTLRKVRGTVQADILKEDQAQNTCIFSTEFALKMMGDIQQYFTDNRVQNFYSVSISGYHIAEAGANPISQLAFTLSNGFTFVEYYLSRGMNVDDFAPNLSFFFSNGMDPEYTVLGRVARRIWAKAMKHKYRANDRSQKLKYHIQTSGRSLHAQEIAFNDIRTTLQALLAIYDNTNSLHTNAYDEAITTPTEESVRRAMAIQLIINREFGLTKNENPLQGSFVVEELTDLVEEAVYQEFLAINERGGVLGAMERMYQRSKIQEESMYYETLKHNGQLPIVGVNTFLDPNGSPTTVPGEVIRSTDEEKRYQVESCRAFQERHTEAAELALKDLQATALANGNLFESLMEAAKVCSLGQLSNALYAVGGQYRRNM
- a CDS encoding family 78 glycoside hydrolase catalytic domain; this translates as MVRLFFLGLLFLSLRTAAQIPAAPTALRTDLLLHTDRVWSNGFLTNLTLEAADSTHFPGQLALIRSARPSFSWVLPDAGMFGRQTAYRILLSSSLKNSRAMVGDVWDSDRVTSGQSVGVLLPADRQLDTNRIYYWTVSVWNAQNVQSLFAHPKAFRTAPALSTYETSYYPLVKTEDQPRSQKLLGSRRTLYDFGKDTFGQVFLTVTATAEQDTLVLHVGEALTPNGHIDTKPAGTIRYRRISLPLQKGQHRYALQFKPDKRNTGPKAIRMPDYIGEVLPLRYVEVEPSAGSARVEQIVRHTVTYPFDETATIFTSSDTTLNQIWDLCKHTIKATTFSGYYVDGDRERIPYEGDALLNQLSHYATDAEFNMVKRSLNYLIFHATWPTEWSLQNVLIAWYDFLYSGDSRLVEALYPELKAKLLLPLARPDGLISTRTGLQTPAFTKSIHYDTFDGRPIIQDIVDWPQQGVLGLGKKEVGETDGFVFQDYNAVVNAMHYQGLVFMAQLATRLGKPEDALFYKNQASRVRAAYQATFLDARTGLVHDGEKTEHSSLHANMMALAFGLVPEKNQAAVLAHIRSRGMACSVYGSQFLLDALYNAHESAYALALMTSTEERSWYNMIRTGSTMTTEAWDTRYKPNQDWNHAWGSAPANIIVRKLMGIEPLSPAFETVQIKPQPDTLRQASLQLATLRGPINVAFTNTPEHFQLRTTLPGNTQAVVYLPRRKAKSQVRQNGVVVKAVPAGNFWKIDNVSAGTYEWDVN
- a CDS encoding ABC transporter permease, with translation MNVPVFLARKVRHAPEGSFSATVTRVGVISIALGLAILIVAFAVLFGFKQTIQQKIFLFGAHLQVAKFTNNMSYEESPLALNTELYRERGRIPGVRHIQAVGIKAGILKTKDELSGVVLKGVGRDYDWDLLRESLVAGTVPTVGADTGNGSTQLLISQYMANQLQVKVGQSIPLYFLGNPPRARKMTIVGIYETGLEEFDKTIALGDIRLVQRLNNWGPDSVGSYEIFVNDFKQLEATASNVFDRMTPDMRLTRVTDQYRPLFDWMVLLDRNMVILLFLITFVASFNMVSVLLVLMMERTPMIGLLKALGGSDSLIRRMFVYVGLNMVGWGLLIGNVVGLGLCFLQDRYKLIPLDAKNYFMNYVPIVWDWPTILALNGAAVVLIALVLWLPTFIINRIQPVKALAFKK
- a CDS encoding TraB/GumN family protein; translated protein: MKNLITAALLLIGLGTSGTSAQDKALLYKVTGPGLDKPSYLYGTFHLVCPDDLRITDALKNAIGDAQQVYLELDMDDPALMGQMMKSVMMTDGKTLKTLLKPEEYELLDGYLKKTMNTGLAPFNTMKPLYLMSLLYTTLLPCQPQPYDVVFAQMAANDKKEVRGLESLEAEMAALDKIPLREQLSALVDMARKPDEAKKEFTALLDAYKAHDLTKLMQLTKDSQFSGGDFSQFEDSLLGERNANWIPVIEKAAKEKPTFFAFGAGHLGTGKGIINLLRQKGYTVTPIQ